The nucleotide window CTCTTTTGTTTCCAAAAGGTAGCAGTTGAAAACAATTGAACTCGTTCTTCAAATATATTACATATGGTTTGAACCAATCCTAATTCCTCATTATCCGTATAGATACACAATGTTTTTGGTGAAATAGATAGAAGAGGAGCAAGTGTGAAAGAATCAATGGACAATGGTCGATGAATAAGGATCTCCTGATCTATAAGCCCCATTAGATCATTTTGACTTAATAGATGAAACTTCGAGTTATAAAAGCTCACTTTCCTTCCTTCAACAATGACATGAAGAATGGAAGCCTTATGATTTCTTTTCTTTAAAAGTTCTCTTAACATATGGATAAAAATTTGATAGTCTTGCTCCATTTTATATTCATCTATACTAATTTCAATATAATTTAAAATTCGCTTATAGTATGGTTTTAAGCGAAAAGTCACAAAGGAATCAAAAGAAATAATGCCTTCATGGTTTCGAAAGGAGAAAAATGCTTCTTTTAAAAATCGGTCCTCTTGGAAATCATCTAATAATTCTGTTAACTCACGACGCTGACCATCAAACATTTCCGATACGATCTCCAAAATGGATTGACATTCTTCCTCATCATGATAAAAAAATTGTTGTTGTAAAATCGACCGTGCCCATTCAGTTCGCTTCCACTTTTTCACAAACTCTATGAAAGTCAATAACACTTTTTCCTCCGAAATACTAGCAGTTTCAGAATAAACCATAAATTTCTTTTTATTTTGAAAAGCTACTTCTTTTACATAAGC belongs to Oikeobacillus pervagus and includes:
- the ytxC gene encoding sporulation protein YtxC, which translates into the protein MLQIVFTEQKDAEKLKEQFFKKYIQAYVKEVAFQNKKKFMVYSETASISEEKVLLTFIEFVKKWKRTEWARSILQQQFFYHDEEECQSILEIVSEMFDGQRRELTELLDDFQEDRFLKEAFFSFRNHEGIISFDSFVTFRLKPYYKRILNYIEISIDEYKMEQDYQIFIHMLRELLKKRNHKASILHVIVEGRKVSFYNSKFHLLSQNDLMGLIDQEILIHRPLSIDSFTLAPLLSISPKTLCIYTDNEELGLVQTICNIFEERVQLFSTATFWKQKRGTFSRNAANE